From the genome of Moritella sp. F3, one region includes:
- the trpD gene encoding anthranilate phosphoribosyltransferase: MENTNTTPTIADILEKLYANQVLTIEESETVFTAVVQGEMDPIVLSSVLTALKMRGEQPDEIAGAAQALLAAATPFPAVDELHADCCGTGGDNMNTINISTTAAFVAAACGLKMTKHGNRSVSSKSGSSDLLEAFGINLTQTPAQAKACLDELGICFLFAPQYHAGIRHAMPVRQTLKTRTIFNLLGPLLNPTRPQVQLMGVYDENLILPIAETMDKLGVQRALVVHGSGLDEVALHGETKVAELNNGMITEYTISPEDFGVARYDVAELRGGDAAENKVIIERLLSGHGTDAQKAAVAINVSALLMVAEIATDFKHGTELAMAAIDNGSALALINQLAAKSQQA, from the coding sequence ATGGAAAATACAAACACAACACCAACAATCGCCGACATTCTCGAAAAGCTATATGCAAACCAAGTACTGACAATTGAAGAGTCAGAAACGGTATTTACCGCGGTCGTACAAGGTGAAATGGATCCAATCGTACTTTCATCTGTATTAACGGCGTTAAAAATGCGTGGTGAGCAACCCGACGAGATCGCTGGCGCAGCACAAGCCTTATTAGCGGCAGCAACCCCATTCCCAGCAGTTGACGAATTACATGCTGATTGCTGTGGTACTGGTGGCGATAACATGAATACCATTAATATCTCAACAACAGCCGCGTTTGTCGCAGCTGCTTGCGGGTTGAAAATGACTAAGCATGGTAATCGTAGTGTATCGAGCAAATCAGGTTCTTCGGACTTATTAGAAGCATTTGGCATTAACTTAACGCAAACCCCTGCACAAGCAAAAGCCTGCCTTGATGAATTAGGTATTTGCTTTTTGTTCGCGCCGCAATACCACGCCGGTATTCGCCATGCGATGCCTGTGCGCCAAACCCTGAAAACCCGCACCATCTTTAATCTGCTTGGCCCGTTATTAAACCCAACGCGCCCACAAGTACAATTAATGGGAGTGTATGACGAAAATTTAATTCTACCGATAGCAGAAACCATGGATAAACTCGGTGTACAACGCGCATTAGTCGTCCACGGCAGTGGCTTAGATGAAGTCGCCCTGCACGGTGAAACCAAAGTAGCTGAATTAAATAACGGCATGATCACAGAATACACCATCAGCCCTGAAGACTTCGGCGTGGCACGTTATGACGTAGCAGAACTGCGCGGCGGTGATGCAGCTGAAAATAAAGTCATTATCGAGCGCCTATTATCAGGTCACGGCACTGATGCACAAAAAGCCGCTGTGGCAATCAACGTATCGGCATTATTAATGGTTGCAGAGATAGCAACAGACTTTAAACACGGCACTGAATTAGCCATGGCTGCAATTGATAATGGCAGCGCATTAGCCTTGATTAACCAGCTAGCAGCAAAAAGCCAGCAAGCTTAG